From the genome of Streptomyces sp. NBC_01260, one region includes:
- a CDS encoding acyl-CoA dehydrogenase family protein, whose amino-acid sequence MHLAPTERQLQLRTELRTYFRDVMPESGRRTGPAAEDPAEQRRLLRRIGADGMLGLGWPVEYGGQGRGADEQFVFFDEAYRAGAPVSMVTLNTVGPTLMKYGTEAQKEYFLPRILAGELVFAIGYSEPEAGTDLAALRTRAVRQGDSWVIDGQKIFTSNAQNADWIWLACRTDPDAPKHRGISIVLVPTDAPGFSWTPIETVGGLTTTATYYDGVQVPVTGLVGTENGGWGLITNQLNHERVALAAIGMQAEDFYDAALTFARTPDPVTGRRPVDEPWIRSRLAEAYARLAATRLLNWRLVGDVGAGALAPGDASGVKFVGTESAVEVYRMCQEITGDAGMIRGGSPGSFGDGELERMNRAAQINTFGGGVSEVQREIVATMRLGMKRGKR is encoded by the coding sequence ATGCCGGAGTCCGGCCGCCGGACCGGTCCGGCGGCCGAGGACCCGGCTGAGCAGCGGCGACTGCTGCGTCGTATCGGCGCGGACGGGATGCTGGGACTCGGCTGGCCCGTCGAGTACGGCGGGCAGGGGCGTGGTGCGGACGAGCAGTTCGTGTTCTTCGACGAGGCCTACCGGGCGGGCGCCCCGGTCTCGATGGTCACCCTCAACACGGTGGGCCCCACCCTGATGAAGTACGGGACCGAGGCGCAGAAGGAGTACTTCCTGCCGCGGATCCTGGCCGGTGAGCTCGTCTTCGCCATCGGCTACAGCGAGCCGGAGGCCGGTACCGATCTGGCGGCGCTGCGGACCAGGGCCGTGCGGCAGGGCGACTCGTGGGTGATCGACGGGCAGAAGATCTTCACCAGCAACGCGCAGAACGCGGACTGGATCTGGCTCGCCTGCCGTACGGATCCGGACGCGCCCAAGCACCGGGGCATCTCGATCGTCCTGGTGCCGACGGACGCGCCCGGCTTCTCCTGGACGCCCATCGAGACCGTGGGCGGGCTGACCACGACCGCCACGTACTACGACGGCGTACAGGTGCCCGTCACCGGGCTGGTCGGTACGGAGAACGGCGGCTGGGGGCTGATCACCAACCAGCTGAACCATGAGCGGGTGGCCCTGGCCGCGATCGGGATGCAGGCCGAGGACTTCTACGACGCGGCGCTCACCTTCGCCCGTACGCCCGATCCGGTGACGGGGCGGCGCCCGGTTGACGAGCCGTGGATCCGGTCCAGGCTGGCCGAGGCGTATGCCCGGCTGGCGGCAACACGCCTGCTCAACTGGCGTTTGGTGGGGGATGTGGGGGCCGGTGCGCTGGCTCCCGGCGACGCGAGCGGCGTGAAGTTCGTGGGTACCGAGAGCGCCGTAGAGGTGTATCGGATGTGCCAGGAGATCACGGGCGATGCCGGAATGATCCGGGGCGGTTCGCCCGGCTCCTTCGGGGACGGGGAGCTGGAGCGGATGAACAGGGCGGCACAGATCAACACCTTCGGGGGCGGGGTGAGCGAGGTGCAGCGGGAGATCGTCGCGACGATGCGGCTCGGGATGAAGAGGGGGAAGCGGTGA